In Aquimarina spinulae, a single window of DNA contains:
- the cmk gene encoding (d)CMP kinase, which translates to MEDNKIIIAIDGHSSTGKSTVAKQLAKALGYIYVDTGAMYRAVSLYAMRKKIIDEFHFDQEALEKDLSEIDLRFMINPETGLAEILLNGENVEKEIRTLTVSKYVSKIAAISSVRKKLVEQQQKMGIDKGIVMDGRDIGTVVFPNAELKLFMTATAKDRAERRFLELRERGEDVTYEDVLKNVVNRDHIDSTRKDSPLKKAEDAIKIDNSNLTLKEQFEQILQLAKTSVITAT; encoded by the coding sequence TTGGAAGACAATAAGATAATAATAGCTATAGATGGACATTCTTCTACAGGAAAAAGTACCGTCGCAAAACAATTAGCCAAAGCATTAGGGTATATTTATGTAGATACTGGAGCTATGTATCGAGCGGTTTCTTTATATGCTATGAGGAAAAAAATTATTGACGAGTTTCATTTTGATCAGGAAGCACTAGAAAAAGACCTTTCTGAGATAGATCTTAGATTTATGATAAACCCAGAAACTGGCCTGGCAGAAATCTTACTTAATGGAGAAAATGTAGAAAAAGAAATCAGGACGCTTACCGTTTCTAAATATGTAAGTAAAATTGCTGCAATCTCGAGTGTTCGTAAAAAATTAGTAGAACAACAACAAAAAATGGGGATAGATAAAGGGATTGTTATGGATGGGAGAGATATAGGAACTGTTGTTTTTCCAAATGCCGAACTTAAACTATTCATGACTGCAACTGCTAAGGATCGCGCAGAACGTAGATTTCTAGAGCTTAGAGAAAGGGGAGAAGATGTAACTTATGAAGATGTTTTAAAAAATGTAGTAAATAGAGATCACATAGATAGTACAAGAAAAGATTCGCCGCTTAAGAAAGCAGAAGATGCTATCAAGATAGATAATTCTAATCTTACCTTAAAAGAACAATTTGAGCAAATTTTACAACTTGCTAAAACTTCTGTTATTACTGCAACTTAA
- a CDS encoding rod shape-determining protein: MGFFDFLNEKIAIDLGTSNTLITYKGKIAVNNSSIISIHQITGKIIAVGKEAGMMRGKINKNIKTISPFNNGVISNFDAAEKMLKTFIKKLSVFNTSAFATSYNMIIAIPCGSTEVEMRAVQESAKRLNAKNIFLIPEPIAAAIGGGIDVLEPKGNMVVDIGGGTTEIAVISLGRIISGQSVKIAGNVFNEDITQYVRESRNLHIGESMAEKIKIKIGSAIDTLASPPEKMMVEGRDILTGKPKQIQLSHKEIKKSLDKSIIQIENAIMETLSEIPPELSADIYNSGIYLTGGGSMLRGLDDRLSIATELPVHLGDQPLETVVKGSDIVLKNLELYKDVLIKKRR, from the coding sequence ATGGGCTTTTTTGATTTTTTAAACGAAAAAATAGCAATAGATCTTGGCACATCAAATACGCTTATTACCTATAAAGGAAAAATAGCAGTAAACAACTCTTCTATCATATCAATTCATCAAATTACCGGAAAAATTATTGCAGTAGGTAAAGAAGCAGGTATGATGCGTGGCAAAATTAACAAGAATATAAAAACAATATCTCCATTTAATAATGGTGTTATTTCTAATTTTGATGCAGCAGAGAAAATGCTAAAGACATTTATCAAAAAGTTATCAGTTTTTAATACTTCAGCTTTTGCAACTTCTTATAATATGATTATTGCTATCCCTTGCGGAAGTACCGAAGTTGAAATGCGAGCCGTACAAGAATCTGCAAAACGACTCAATGCAAAAAATATATTTCTAATACCAGAACCTATAGCAGCAGCAATAGGTGGCGGGATAGATGTTCTAGAACCTAAAGGAAATATGGTTGTAGATATAGGTGGAGGAACTACAGAAATTGCTGTGATCTCTTTAGGGAGAATAATTAGTGGCCAATCTGTAAAAATTGCTGGAAATGTTTTTAATGAAGATATTACTCAATATGTAAGAGAATCTCGAAATCTACATATAGGAGAGTCTATGGCAGAGAAAATAAAAATAAAAATTGGTTCTGCAATCGATACCTTAGCATCACCTCCAGAAAAAATGATGGTAGAAGGAAGAGATATTCTTACAGGAAAACCTAAACAAATACAATTATCACATAAAGAGATTAAAAAAAGTTTAGATAAGTCTATTATACAAATAGAAAATGCAATTATGGAAACACTTTCTGAAATTCCTCCAGAACTCTCTGCTGATATCTATAATTCTGGCATTTATTTAACAGGTGGTGGATCAATGCTAAGAGGGCTTGATGATCGATTATCTATAGCTACAGAACTTCCTGTACATCTAGGAGATCAACCACTAGAAACTGTTGTAAAAGGAAGCGATATTGTTTTAAAAAACCTGGAATTATATAAAGATGTCTTGATTAAAAAGAGAAGATAA